In Babesia bovis T2Bo chromosome 3, whole genome shotgun sequence, the genomic window AGGAATACCATTGCAAGAAGTACAAGAAGAAACAAAATATGAAACACCAACTAAAACAAGCACACAATTGGTCAAAATACAAACACATATCGCACAAGAACATAGCAAACATACTACAGGATACCTAAACATAGATGATACAATCAAACCAGATAGAAGTCATATATCATGGACAGTACCTTGGGGAAGGAAACGTGATACATtccacttcaaaggtaatACGCAACAGTTCAATACATAATCATATACAGGCAAATCGTATCTAATGGATACACAACAAGGATGGAAAATAATGAAAACACCAGTGAGAATACACTACTTCAAAAATGTACAAATGAATAAAAGAAAAAGATTCAGAAAGGCATTGAGAAAAAAAGCAAGCAAATTAGCAATAGACGCTATagtaaaacaaaataagTAAATAACATTAAGTTCAAGTTGCGATTTTAATTAACGTTCCCTAGAGCCTGACGTACCGAAGTAACCAGAGTTGAAGAAAAAATAACCAGAGACGTTCAGAGCAAACAAGCTAGTACCCCAAAATATAGCCGGCCATGGACGATATGACTTCCGAAGAACAAAACCCAAACCGCGAAATGCGGTAGAAATAGGTGACCTAGCAATAGCCATTACTGCTTTCAAAAATAATCATCATATGAGATATATTAACCGAGGCACACCCccatacacatcaatgtaCA contains:
- a CDS encoding putative integral membrane protein translates to MAIARSPISTAFRGLGFVLRKSYRPWPAIFWGTSLFALNVSGYFFFNSGYFGTSGSRER